One stretch of Enterobacter sp. RHBSTW-00994 DNA includes these proteins:
- a CDS encoding arabinogalactan endo-beta-1,4-galactanase encodes MNRLKPALLAVCLSCGLAASAFAEDAVKTRPFSAMPADFIKGADISTLLEAEQHGAKFYNQNGQQQDAIAILKANGVNYVRLRLWVDPQDASGNGYGGGSNNLENTLALAKRVKAQGLKLLLDFHYSDFWTDPGKQFKPKAWEKMDYPQLKTAIHDYTHDIIARFKKEGVLPDMVQIGNEINGGMLWPEGKSWGQGGGEFDRLAGLLNAAISGMKENLTDGEQVKIMLHLAEGTKNDTFRWWFDEITKRDVPFDIIGLSMYTYWNGPISALKANMDDISKRYNKDVIVVEAAYGYTLENCDNAENSFQAKEEKDGGYPGTVQGQYDYIHDLMQSVIDVPDHRGKGIFYWEPTWIAVPGTTWATKTGMKYIHDEWKEGNARENQALFDCKGKVLPSITVFK; translated from the coding sequence ATGAACAGACTCAAACCCGCTTTGCTTGCTGTTTGCCTCTCTTGCGGTCTTGCCGCCAGTGCCTTCGCGGAGGATGCGGTGAAAACGCGCCCGTTTAGCGCCATGCCGGCGGATTTTATTAAAGGCGCGGATATTTCGACGCTACTGGAAGCGGAACAACACGGCGCCAAATTTTATAACCAGAACGGCCAACAGCAGGATGCCATTGCGATCCTGAAAGCCAACGGCGTGAACTATGTGCGCCTGCGTCTGTGGGTGGATCCGCAAGATGCCAGCGGCAATGGCTATGGCGGCGGCAGTAACAACCTTGAAAATACTCTGGCGCTGGCGAAACGGGTGAAGGCGCAGGGGCTCAAGCTGCTGCTCGATTTCCACTACAGCGATTTCTGGACCGATCCGGGTAAACAGTTCAAACCGAAGGCCTGGGAAAAGATGGATTATCCGCAGTTGAAAACGGCGATCCATGATTACACCCACGATATCATCGCCCGCTTTAAGAAAGAGGGTGTGCTGCCGGATATGGTGCAGATCGGTAACGAGATTAACGGCGGTATGCTCTGGCCGGAAGGCAAAAGCTGGGGGCAGGGCGGTGGTGAGTTTGACCGTCTGGCCGGGTTGCTCAATGCTGCCATTAGCGGGATGAAAGAGAACCTGACCGATGGCGAGCAGGTGAAAATTATGCTCCATCTGGCAGAAGGGACCAAAAATGACACCTTCCGCTGGTGGTTTGATGAGATCACCAAACGCGACGTGCCGTTCGATATCATCGGCCTGTCGATGTACACCTACTGGAATGGCCCGATCAGTGCGTTAAAAGCCAATATGGATGACATCAGCAAGCGTTATAACAAAGATGTGATTGTGGTCGAGGCAGCCTACGGCTATACGCTGGAGAACTGCGATAACGCGGAAAACAGCTTCCAGGCCAAAGAGGAAAAAGACGGTGGCTATCCAGGCACTGTTCAGGGCCAGTACGATTATATTCACGATTTAATGCAAAGCGTTATTGATGTGCCTGACCATCGCGGTAAAGGAATATTTTACTGGGAGCCTACCTGGATTGCCGTTCCTGGCACGACATGGGCAACGAAAACCGGGATGAAATATATCCATGACGAGTGGAAAGAGGGTAATGCACGTGAGAATCAGGCGTTATTCGATTGCAAAGGTAAGGTGCTGCCGTCAATAACGGTATTTAAATAG
- a CDS encoding beta-galactosidase, translating into MNKFAPLSPKVAALLHGADYNPEQWENYPGIIEKDIAMMQQAKCNVMSVGIFSWAKLEPREGEFDFAWLDDIIEKLYAAGIHIFLATPTGARPAWMSQKYPEVLRVGRNRIPALHGGRHNHCMSSPVYREKTLKINTLLAERYSKHPAVLGWHISNEYGGECHCDLCQVRFRDWLKARYETLENLNHAWWSTFWSHTYTDWSQIESPAPQGEVSIHGLNLDWRRFNTAQVTDFCHHEIVPLKAANAELPVTTNFMEYFYDYDYWQLAKELDFISWDSYPMWHKEKDETTLACYTAMYHDMMRSLKGGKPFVLMESTPSVTNWQPTSKLKKPGMHILSSIQAVAHGADAVQYFQWRKSRGSVEKFHGAIIDHVGHLDTRVGREVTRLGEMLERLPGVVGCRTEARVAIIFDQQNRWAMDDAEGPRNLGLEYEKTVNEHYRPFWEKGIAVDVIDADGDLSQYALVIAPMLYMVRQGFAERAEAFVAAGGHLVTTYWSGIVDESDLCHLGGFPGPLRNLLGIWAEEIDCLGDGERNLVQGLAGNAAGLQGPYQVRHLCELIHTESAQALATYRDDFYAGRPAVTVNRFGLGKAWHVASRNDLPFQRDFFAGIMVELALPRAIEGDFPPGVVATARTDGETTWVFVQNFTAQQQMVALPQGYTDCMTEAAVAGDTVLLPWDCRVLKRKA; encoded by the coding sequence ATGAATAAATTTGCGCCTTTAAGTCCTAAGGTTGCTGCGCTATTGCATGGCGCGGATTATAACCCGGAGCAATGGGAGAATTACCCCGGTATTATTGAAAAAGATATCGCCATGATGCAGCAGGCGAAATGTAATGTCATGTCAGTGGGCATATTTAGCTGGGCGAAACTGGAACCCCGCGAAGGGGAATTCGATTTTGCCTGGCTGGATGACATTATTGAAAAATTATATGCCGCAGGTATTCATATATTTCTTGCCACACCTACCGGTGCGCGTCCTGCGTGGATGTCGCAAAAATACCCTGAGGTGTTGCGCGTTGGCCGTAACCGCATACCGGCGTTGCACGGTGGGCGTCACAACCACTGTATGTCTTCCCCGGTTTATCGCGAGAAGACGCTGAAAATCAATACATTGCTGGCTGAACGTTACTCAAAGCACCCGGCGGTGCTGGGCTGGCATATTTCGAACGAATATGGCGGCGAATGTCACTGCGATCTTTGTCAGGTCCGTTTTCGTGACTGGCTGAAAGCCCGTTATGAGACGCTGGAAAACCTGAACCATGCGTGGTGGAGCACCTTCTGGAGCCACACGTACACCGACTGGTCGCAGATTGAATCTCCTGCGCCGCAGGGGGAAGTGTCGATTCATGGCCTGAATCTTGACTGGCGTCGCTTCAACACGGCGCAGGTGACGGATTTCTGCCATCACGAAATCGTCCCGCTGAAAGCCGCTAATGCGGAACTGCCGGTCACGACTAACTTTATGGAATATTTCTACGATTACGATTACTGGCAGCTCGCAAAAGAGCTGGATTTCATCTCCTGGGACAGCTACCCGATGTGGCACAAAGAGAAAGATGAAACCACGCTTGCCTGCTATACCGCGATGTATCACGACATGATGCGCAGCCTGAAAGGTGGCAAACCGTTTGTGTTGATGGAGTCCACGCCGAGCGTGACCAACTGGCAGCCAACCAGCAAGCTGAAAAAGCCGGGGATGCATATTCTCTCGTCGATTCAGGCGGTGGCACATGGCGCGGATGCGGTGCAGTACTTCCAGTGGCGCAAGAGCCGTGGCTCGGTGGAAAAATTCCACGGGGCGATTATCGATCACGTCGGCCATCTTGATACCCGCGTCGGGCGTGAAGTGACCCGTCTGGGTGAGATGCTGGAGCGCTTACCGGGCGTGGTGGGCTGCCGTACCGAAGCACGGGTGGCCATCATCTTCGATCAGCAAAACCGCTGGGCGATGGATGATGCGGAAGGTCCACGTAATCTGGGTCTGGAATATGAAAAAACCGTTAACGAGCACTACCGTCCGTTCTGGGAAAAAGGGATTGCGGTAGATGTGATTGATGCCGACGGCGATCTGAGCCAGTACGCGCTGGTGATTGCGCCGATGCTTTACATGGTGCGTCAGGGCTTTGCAGAACGCGCGGAAGCTTTTGTCGCGGCGGGAGGGCATCTGGTCACGACTTACTGGAGCGGAATTGTCGATGAATCTGACCTCTGTCACCTCGGCGGCTTCCCTGGGCCACTGCGTAACTTGCTCGGCATTTGGGCGGAGGAGATCGACTGTCTGGGGGACGGGGAACGCAACCTGGTGCAGGGGCTGGCAGGCAACGCTGCGGGCTTGCAGGGGCCATATCAGGTTCGCCACCTGTGCGAGCTGATCCACACGGAATCGGCTCAGGCGCTGGCAACCTACCGTGATGATTTCTATGCGGGACGGCCTGCTGTGACGGTGAACCGCTTTGGTCTTGGTAAGGCGTGGCATGTTGCTTCCCGCAACGATCTGCCGTTCCAGCGTGACTTCTTCGCCGGGATCATGGTCGAGCTGGCTCTGCCGCGTGCCATTGAAGGGGATTTCCCGCCGGGCGTCGTGGCAACTGCGCGTACCGATGGTGAGACCACCTGGGTGTTTGTGCAAAACTTTACCGCGCAGCAGCAGATGGTGGCGTTACCGCAGGGCTATACCGACTGCATGACCGAGGCGGCAGTGGCTGGCGACACTGTTCTGTTGCCGTGGGACTGCCGGGTGCTTAAGCGTAAGGCGTAG
- a CDS encoding PTS transporter subunit EIIB, translating into MDSKITQRLIPAFGGEENIEQVEACITRLRVTVKDLKQVDSQALQLEGALGVIIIGQQVHAIFGRQSDALRQLLDEHFNQRK; encoded by the coding sequence ATGGACAGTAAAATCACACAACGTTTAATTCCTGCCTTTGGCGGCGAAGAGAATATCGAACAGGTTGAAGCCTGTATTACCCGCTTACGCGTGACGGTAAAAGATTTAAAACAAGTGGACTCACAGGCATTACAACTTGAGGGGGCGCTTGGCGTAATTATTATTGGGCAGCAGGTGCATGCAATATTTGGCCGACAGTCTGATGCATTACGTCAGTTGCTGGATGAACATTTTAATCAGCGGAAATAA
- a CDS encoding maltoporin, whose protein sequence is MNTMIRSVSVALAAALASPSLFAASSVPIDFHGYLRSGVGVSRDGGMEEWQKNKIGRLGNEADTYGELELGSEVYKKNDVSFYLDSMVSMVSDGSNDSETTFGDDAQFGLRQLNLQIKGLIPGDPNAVIWGGKRYYQRHDLHIIDTKYWNISGAGAGIENYTLGPGAVSVAWIRGDANDVDYRVDGDNDVNINYIDLRYAGWKPWSGAWTEVGIDYAMPNPTNKQKDYGGLYEADNGVMVTGEISQDMFGGYNKLVLQYANKGLAQNMVSQGGGWYDMWNDVNDATGYRVINTGLIPITDKFSFNHVLTWGSADDTTQYTDKSRLVSLVGRAQYQFTEYVRLIGEVGGFYQQDTYTDGSKYKQSGEKYTLALGLADGPDFMSRPELRVFASYLNDSEKGKSFEDGTANNTWNFGVQVEAWW, encoded by the coding sequence ATGAACACGATGATCCGCTCTGTATCTGTTGCGCTGGCAGCCGCGTTAGCGTCTCCTTCGCTGTTTGCCGCGTCTTCAGTACCGATTGATTTTCATGGATATCTTCGCTCTGGTGTGGGCGTCTCACGGGATGGTGGGATGGAAGAGTGGCAAAAAAACAAAATTGGGCGTCTGGGTAACGAAGCTGATACCTATGGCGAACTGGAGCTTGGCTCTGAGGTATACAAAAAGAACGATGTCAGTTTCTACCTCGACAGCATGGTGAGCATGGTGTCTGACGGCTCAAACGACAGTGAAACCACTTTCGGAGATGATGCTCAGTTCGGTTTGCGTCAGTTAAACCTGCAAATCAAGGGGCTGATCCCGGGCGATCCAAATGCCGTGATCTGGGGCGGTAAACGCTATTACCAGCGTCATGATCTGCACATCATCGACACCAAATACTGGAACATCTCCGGTGCGGGCGCAGGTATCGAAAACTACACCCTCGGCCCGGGCGCAGTCTCTGTTGCCTGGATCCGTGGCGACGCCAATGATGTCGACTACCGTGTCGACGGTGATAACGACGTCAATATTAACTACATCGACCTTCGCTATGCAGGCTGGAAACCCTGGTCGGGCGCATGGACTGAAGTCGGTATTGATTACGCGATGCCAAACCCGACTAACAAGCAAAAAGACTACGGCGGCTTATATGAGGCCGACAATGGGGTCATGGTAACCGGCGAAATCAGCCAGGACATGTTTGGCGGCTATAACAAGCTGGTGTTGCAGTACGCGAACAAAGGGCTGGCACAGAACATGGTGTCGCAGGGCGGCGGCTGGTATGACATGTGGAACGACGTGAACGATGCGACCGGCTATCGTGTGATCAACACCGGTTTGATTCCCATTACCGACAAGTTCTCCTTCAACCATGTGTTGACCTGGGGCTCAGCGGATGACACTACGCAATATACCGACAAATCACGCTTAGTCTCCCTGGTAGGCCGCGCGCAGTATCAGTTCACCGAGTATGTACGTTTGATCGGCGAAGTGGGTGGTTTCTACCAGCAAGATACCTATACCGATGGCTCTAAGTACAAACAGAGCGGTGAGAAGTACACCCTCGCGCTGGGCCTGGCTGATGGACCTGACTTTATGTCTCGCCCGGAACTGCGTGTCTTTGCGTCTTACCTGAATGATTCCGAAAAAGGTAAATCCTTCGAAGATGGTACGGCAAATAACACCTGGAACTTCGGTGTACAGGTTGAAGCCTGGTGGTAA
- a CDS encoding LacI family DNA-binding transcriptional regulator — translation MKSKSATLEDVARHAGVSYQTVSRVLNKSANVSEATRLKVEKSIELLRYVPNRLAQQLVGKQSHTVGLVTISLALHAPSQVAAAVKRYANLEGYQVLISMIDENVNHSIQDSINELKSQLVSKVIINVPLEAEQAQKIATDNDDIVCLFLDVDPYSSVFNVSFNPADGTRASVKYLYELGHREIALLAGPESSVSAQLRLKSWMETLKGYGLEPAAVIRGNWDAQSGYAGALQMLRETAPFSAVLVANDQMALGVLSAFHQQQISIPGEKSVIGYDDTYESSFFYPALTTVSLDLDLQGKEAVRRILDSSDDNTLRMSSILPARLVVRQSTGAKGEKGTNVQELAQQLREIAHQLGNL, via the coding sequence ATGAAGTCGAAAAGCGCGACATTAGAAGACGTTGCACGCCATGCGGGCGTCTCCTATCAGACCGTGTCCAGGGTACTGAATAAATCTGCCAATGTATCCGAAGCCACGCGTCTCAAGGTGGAGAAATCCATAGAGTTATTGCGGTATGTCCCCAACAGACTGGCGCAGCAACTGGTGGGGAAGCAGTCCCATACCGTTGGGCTGGTGACCATTTCGCTGGCGTTACATGCCCCTTCGCAGGTTGCCGCGGCGGTAAAACGTTACGCAAATCTGGAAGGGTATCAGGTGCTGATTTCGATGATTGATGAGAACGTCAATCATAGTATTCAGGATTCCATCAACGAACTGAAATCCCAGCTGGTCAGCAAAGTGATCATTAACGTCCCGCTGGAAGCCGAGCAGGCGCAGAAAATCGCGACAGACAACGATGATATTGTCTGTCTTTTTCTCGACGTTGATCCGTACAGTTCCGTGTTTAACGTTTCGTTTAACCCGGCAGATGGAACCCGCGCCAGCGTCAAATACCTCTATGAACTGGGGCATCGGGAGATTGCATTGCTGGCAGGACCGGAGTCATCTGTCTCTGCGCAGTTAAGGCTCAAGAGCTGGATGGAAACCCTGAAAGGCTATGGCCTGGAGCCAGCGGCGGTGATTCGTGGCAACTGGGATGCGCAAAGTGGCTATGCGGGGGCATTGCAGATGCTACGTGAAACCGCCCCCTTCTCAGCCGTTCTGGTCGCCAACGACCAGATGGCGCTGGGCGTGTTGAGTGCATTTCATCAGCAGCAAATCTCCATCCCCGGTGAGAAATCGGTGATTGGCTATGATGATACCTACGAAAGCTCATTCTTCTACCCGGCGCTGACGACAGTATCACTCGATCTCGATTTACAGGGGAAAGAGGCGGTCCGCCGCATTCTTGACAGCAGCGACGATAATACGCTGCGCATGTCATCCATTTTGCCTGCCAGACTGGTAGTGCGACAGTCCACCGGGGCAAAAGGTGAGAAGGGGACTAATGTGCAGGAGCTTGCCCAACAGCTACGCGAAATTGCGCACCAGTTGGGTAATCTGTAA
- a CDS encoding magnesium transporter: MSYSIHNNNPAFNESAIAQYMNTDFIVLNIALCVASAREQFFEKLKDDDIPSHIFIEDNGRLAGMIAVRKLLQETNTVQPVNALMISHFVQVKPEDERADLAGLLAHGSADVVPVVTHGKLVGCLTEREIAHLLEDDVTEDAQRQGATLPLEKPYLETSAFSLWKKRSVWLLLLFVAEAYTSSVIQHFEEALESAIALAFFIPLLIGTGGNSGTQITSTLVRAMALGEVHLRDVGRVLRKEMSTSLMIAATLGVAGCIRAWMMGIGLEITLIVSLTLVCITLWSAIVASVIPMVLKRCHIDPAVVSAPFIATLIDGTGLIIYFKIAQYTLGLE; the protein is encoded by the coding sequence ATGTCTTACTCCATTCACAACAATAATCCGGCTTTCAATGAAAGCGCTATCGCGCAATACATGAATACCGATTTCATCGTCCTCAATATTGCTTTATGTGTGGCATCAGCACGCGAACAATTTTTCGAAAAATTAAAAGATGATGATATTCCGTCTCATATTTTCATCGAAGATAATGGCCGACTGGCGGGTATGATTGCCGTCAGAAAATTATTACAGGAAACCAATACGGTGCAGCCGGTTAACGCGCTAATGATTTCGCATTTCGTACAGGTAAAACCTGAAGATGAACGCGCGGATCTCGCAGGGTTACTGGCCCACGGCAGTGCAGATGTCGTTCCCGTGGTGACACACGGAAAGCTGGTCGGTTGCCTGACCGAGCGCGAAATAGCGCATCTGCTGGAAGACGATGTCACAGAAGATGCACAGCGCCAGGGGGCAACGCTGCCGCTGGAAAAGCCGTATCTCGAGACCAGTGCATTCAGCCTGTGGAAAAAGCGCTCCGTCTGGCTGTTGTTACTGTTTGTCGCGGAAGCCTATACCAGCTCAGTGATCCAGCATTTTGAAGAGGCGCTGGAATCCGCCATCGCGCTGGCCTTCTTCATTCCACTGCTCATTGGGACGGGCGGCAACAGCGGGACGCAAATTACTTCGACGCTGGTACGCGCAATGGCGCTCGGCGAAGTGCATTTAAGGGATGTGGGACGAGTGCTGCGTAAGGAGATGAGCACTTCGTTAATGATTGCCGCCACGCTGGGTGTGGCTGGATGCATTCGCGCCTGGATGATGGGGATTGGTCTTGAGATCACACTAATTGTCAGCCTGACACTGGTCTGCATTACGCTGTGGAGCGCCATTGTCGCATCGGTTATCCCGATGGTGCTGAAACGCTGTCACATCGATCCCGCCGTGGTCTCTGCCCCGTTTATTGCCACCTTAATCGACGGAACCGGGCTGATTATCTACTTTAAAATCGCGCAGTACACCCTGGGCCTGGAATGA
- a CDS encoding VTT domain-containing protein, protein MALLNNMLSHFALHPAHLFALLFVMALGKSTVLISSVLPPASVMLLAGITLSQSVFSPVVAWIAIMLGATLGSVLSYHAGQRLGHTRLVARLTARHADKILKIQSKLQKNSVVALFGSRFVAVLRYIVPLAAGMLRLSAGRVYAISLLSAAAWAALYVGAITGISAF, encoded by the coding sequence ATGGCGTTGTTAAACAATATGCTCAGCCATTTTGCACTTCATCCCGCGCATCTCTTTGCACTGCTTTTTGTGATGGCGCTTGGTAAGTCCACGGTGCTGATCTCATCGGTGTTACCTCCTGCTTCGGTGATGCTGCTGGCGGGGATAACCCTGAGTCAGTCTGTTTTTTCTCCCGTCGTGGCGTGGATTGCCATCATGCTTGGCGCGACGTTGGGGTCTGTGCTGAGTTACCACGCCGGGCAACGACTGGGCCACACACGTCTGGTTGCGCGTTTGACCGCCAGACATGCGGATAAGATCCTGAAGATTCAAAGCAAACTACAAAAAAACAGTGTGGTGGCGTTATTCGGTTCGCGCTTTGTCGCCGTGCTGCGTTATATCGTGCCGCTGGCCGCCGGAATGCTCAGGCTGAGTGCGGGACGCGTGTATGCCATCAGTCTGCTGTCGGCTGCCGCATGGGCGGCGCTGTATGTCGGCGCAATCACCGGCATCAGCGCCTTCTGA
- a CDS encoding helix-turn-helix domain-containing protein: MAERRDVSCEKNSAVHACPMTRFVNLISGKWAIPVLYRLIVLNTPVRFGDLLRAAAPITQKELTKQLRLFEQRGLVSRTVYPEIPPRVEYQITELGLTLQGALSPLAAWMNDYGDQLES; encoded by the coding sequence ATGGCGGAAAGACGCGATGTGTCCTGCGAAAAAAATTCTGCGGTGCATGCCTGCCCAATGACGCGGTTCGTGAATCTGATTTCGGGCAAGTGGGCGATCCCTGTGCTTTATCGCCTGATCGTCCTTAATACGCCGGTGCGTTTTGGCGATCTGCTGCGTGCCGCCGCGCCCATTACGCAAAAAGAGCTGACGAAGCAATTACGCCTGTTTGAACAGCGCGGGCTGGTTTCACGTACGGTTTATCCGGAGATCCCTCCGCGGGTTGAGTATCAGATAACAGAACTGGGGCTGACGCTTCAGGGAGCGCTTTCCCCGCTGGCCGCCTGGATGAATGATTACGGCGACCAGCTGGAGTCTTAA